Proteins from a single region of Trichoderma asperellum chromosome 3, complete sequence:
- a CDS encoding uncharacterized protein (CAZy:GH31), whose amino-acid sequence MAFLIRPSSPASIALRMKKAWTSIVIGAIASTVHGSTIEDCLGYSASHVSHSSNGLVADLTLIGSPCNIYGDDLKSLKLQVEYQGDSRLHVKIYDANRQVYQIPESVLPSPPNNRGDPRQAALKFTYTTSPFSFAVSRSDSGDVLFNTSGSQLIFQSQYVRLRTQLPQNPNLYGLGEHTDTFRLQTNNYIRTFWNAESPYVPRMSNLYGSHPIYLEHRNSGHSHGVFLRNSNGMNIVINQTESGGQYLEYNTIGGVLDFYFLAGPSPTEVSKQYAEVVGLPAMVPYWSFGFMQCKYGYWDVNELAEVVGNYSTAGIPLDVLWSDIDYMDLRQDFTTDPDRFPIPKMRELVHTLHDRGQKFVMMVDPGIHRKGDYGTFARGAEKGVFLKAADGSYYRGVQWAGEVVWPDWFNPNTQDWWTDEFKRFFDPNTGLDIDGVWNDMNEISNFCGDVNCDPAQLAHDTNTPPPPSHPPRPNTGRPIPGFPSDFQPSSFRVRGRREAESRGTMKGLPGRNLFTPPYRIKNHVGDLSAGTVYTNITNYDGTVQYDTHNLNGLLMAAHSRVSMLARRPGKRPFVLTRSTFAGAGNKVAHWFGDNYSAWDDYRFSISQMLAFAAVHQMPMVGSDVCGFNGNAQENMCARWALLGAFQPFYRNHADISAPNQEFYLWASVTEAAKKAIAARYRLLDYIYTAMYRSSTTGSPIVNPMFFTYPNDANTFSIQTQYFFGDSILVSPVIDDDAQSVTIYLPDEIFYDFWTFKPVRGNGQQVTLNNVAYTDLPVYIRGGSIIPMRTDGANSTTALREHNFNIIVAPGLDGKASGSLILDDGESLEGRFSDMSFSWDGKEFRADGKFWYQANVQIETVTILGDEPVTKKGPWGLNKRFSFHS is encoded by the exons ATGGCTTTTCTGATACGGCCCTCCTCACCAGCAAGCATAGCTCTCAGAATGAAAAAGGCGTGGACGTCAATCGTCATCGGGGCCATCGCGTCCACGGTGCACGGTTCAACCATCGAGGATTGCCTCGGATATTCTGCTTCTCATGTGTCGCACTCATCCAATGGACTAGTTGCAGACCTCACACTAATTGGCTCCCCTTGCAATATCTATGGAGATGATCTCAAAAGTCTGAAGCTCCAGGTCGAGTACCAGGGAG ATAGTCGTTTGCATGTCAAGATCTATGATGCGAATCGCCAAGTGTATCAGATTCCTGAATCGGTCTTACCCTCGCCGCCTAATAATAGGGGTGATCCTAGGCAAGCCGCCCTAAAGTTCACCTATACAACGAGCCCATTTTCTTTCGCAGTCTCACGATCCGACTCTGGAGACGTCCTATTCAACACCTCTGGATCACAGCTTATCTTCCAGTCGCAGTACGTTCGGCTGCGAACTCAATTGCCTCAGAACCCGAACCTCTACGGCTTGGGAGAGCACACTGACACGTTTCGCCTCCAAACCAATAACTACATCAGGACCTTCTGGAATGCTGAGTCTCCCTACGTCCCAAGGATGTCCAACCTCTACGGAAGCCATCCCATCTATCTCGAGCATCGGAATAGTGGTCATAGCCATGGCGTATTTCTAAGAAACTCGAATGGCATGAACATCGTCATCAACCAGACAGAATCAGGTGGCCAATACCTCGAGTATAACACTATCGGTGGCGTCCTTGACTTCTACTTCCTCGCTGGTCCCTCGCCCACAGAGGTGAGCAAGCAGTATGCCGAGGTTGTCGGACTGCCGGCCATGGTCCCTTACTGGAGCTTTGGCTTCATGCAATGCAAATACGGATATTGGGACGTCAACGAATTGGCCGAAGTCGTCGGCAACTATTCTACTGCCGGCATCCCCCTCGATGTCTTATGGTCTGATATTGACTACATGGACCTCCGACAGGATTTCACCACCGACCCGGATCGCTTCCCCATTCCAAAGATGCGCGAGCTTGTCCATACCCTCCATGATAGGGGACAAAAATTTGTCATGATGGTTGATCCCGGCATTCATCGAAAGGGAGACTACGGGACATTTGCCCGTGGTGCTGAGAAGGGCGTTTTCCTCAAGGCGGCTGATGGCTCCTACTACCGAGGCGTCCAGTGGGCCGGCGAAGTTGTTTGGCCTGACTGGTTCAACCCCAACACCCAGGACTGGTGGACTGACGAGTTCAAACGCTTCTTTGATCCCAACACAGGCCTTGATATCGATGGAGTATGGAACGATATGAACGAAATTTCAAATTTTTGTGGTGACGTCAACTGCGACCCGGCTCAGCTTGCTCACGATACCAATACACCTCCACCACCGTCCCACCCGCCTCGGCCGAACACGGGCAGGCCGATACCGGGATTTCCCAGTGATTTCCAGCCGAGCTCATTCCGGGTCCGAGGACGGCGGGAGGCTGAGAGTCGAGGTACTATGAAGGGGCTGCCGGGCCGTAACCTCTTCACTCCGCCTTATCGAATCAAGAATCACGTCGGCGACTTGAGTGCTGGTACTGTTTACACTAACATCACCAATTACGATGGCACTGTCCAATACGATACGCATAACCTAAACGGCCTTTTGATGGCTGCCCATAGCCGGGTTAGCATGCTTGCTCGCCGCCCCGGCAAGCGGCCTTTTGTTCTCACACGATCGACCtttgctggcgctggaaaCAAGGTTGCCCATTGGTTTGGCGACAACTATTCCGCTTGGGATGACTATcgcttctccatctcgcaAATGCTCGCCTTTGCCGCTGTCCACCAGATGCCTATGGTCGGATCTGATGTCTGCGGTTTCAACGGCAATGCTCAGGAGAATATGTGTGCCCGATGGGCGCTACTAGGCGCCTTTCAACCATTCTATCGTAACCACGCGGATATTTCCGCGCCCAATCAAGAGTTTTACCTTTGGGCGTCTGTTACTGAGGCTGCTAAGAAGGCTATTGCTGCTCGGTATCGGTTGCTGGATTACATCTATACTGCCATGTACCGGTCTAGTACCACGGGTTCCCCGATTGTAAATCCAATGTTCTTCACATACCCCAACGACGCCAATACCTTCAGTATCCAGACTCAGTACTTTTTCGGTGATTCCATTCTCGTTTCTCCCGTTATTGACGATGATGCTCAGAGCGTTACCATCTACCTCCCAGACGAAATATTCTACGACTTTTGGACGTTCAAGCCGGTTCGCGGCAATGGACAACAAGTTACTCTTAATAATGTAGCTTACACCGACTTGCCAGTATATATTCGCGGAGGCAGTATCATCCCTATGCGTACCGATGGGGCTAATTCAACGACCGCCCTACGGGAGCATAATTTCAACATAATTGTCGCTCCTGGCCTTGACGGCAAAGCGTCTGGCTCCCTCATTTTAGATGACGGAGAAAGTCTGGAGGGACGGTTTTCAGACATGAGCTTCTCCTGGGATGGTAAGGAATTCAGGGCCGATGGAAAATTCTGGTATCAAGCGAATGTGCAAATCGAGACCGTGACAATCCTGGGCGATGAACCCGTCACGAAGAAAGGCCCCTGGGGACTCAACAAGAGATTCTCTTTTCATTCTTAA
- a CDS encoding uncharacterized protein (TransMembrane:1 (o63-82i)~EggNog:ENOG41) encodes MATLAASRLSRKLPQRRLFKSTDSPGLGFRPDSGHECLSSELYGSALRKMCCWSTENFDLNPMLAFVALVLFCYVESSMGYFEGFYIHSQGVENLLKKSADLIFPHGAGLLAAWVEVKMQNWWRRAYFGVPEFFQDHFNPLLCPEIQFISNTESGRTATVLWILCESHRLNTAALIAC; translated from the coding sequence ATGGCCACCCTTGCAGCCAGTCGCCTGAGTCGGAAACTGCCGCAAAGGCGATTGTTCAAGTCAACTGACTCACCAGGGCTCGGTTTCAGACCAGATTCTGGCCATGAATGCTTAAGCAGTGAGCTATACGGCTCTGCCCTGCGCAAAATGTGCTGCTGGAGCACTGAAAATTTCGACTTGAACCCAATGCTGGCTTTTGTCGCGCTGGTCCTGTTCTGCTATGTGGAATCCTCAATGGGTTACTTCGAAGGATTTTACATCCATTCCCAAGGAGTAGAAAATCTCCTGAAGAAGTCTGCTGACCTTATCTTTCCCCACGGCGCTGGCCTTCTTGCAGCTTGGGTAGAAGTCAAGATGCAAAATTGGTGGCGTCGGGCGTATTTTGGGGTTCCTGAGTTCTTTCAGGACCACTTCAATCCGTTACTTTGTCCAGAAATACAATTCATCTCAAACACTGAGAGTGGTCGCACGGCTACTGTTCTTTGGATTCTTTGCGAATCCCATCGTCTCAACACTGCCGCTCTCATTGCGTGCTGA
- a CDS encoding uncharacterized protein (EggNog:ENOG41), with product MKIYSEKLQEWRASLPDLAEIGEIPNRLKRLDLKSLDNEAIYFPCHKLAMNMAYYVMARVMHCAGPLRTFARESVHDIHDLYEEIEAWILIMLRIAAGISWEDCICLNAYTIGFSGLLFACALSSRNLETGLWIQEWLEKRLEQGGIEEGNFPVFQILDAVRLINRERKNGLDVVALFQTVDDGGGSGKFGSYSSQSIRSMLVYGRCRSTGELGSYHVSTGGLIAPG from the coding sequence ATGAAGATTTATtccgagaagctgcaggaaTGGCGCGCTTCACTCCCAGATTTGGCAGAGATCGGGGAAATTCCAAACCGTCTCAAACGTCTCGACTTAAAAAGTCTTGACAATGAAGCTATATATTTCCCATGTCACAAATTGGCCATGAACATGGCTTATTACGTGATGGCCCGCGTCATGCACTGCGCCGGACCGCTACGGACCTTTGCTAGGGAGTCTGTCCATGATATTCATGATTTATATGAGGAAATAGAGGCTTGGATCCTCATCATGCTGCGCATCGCTGCTGGAATCAGCTGGGAGGACTGCATTTGTCTCAACGCTTACACCATCGGATTTTCGGGGCTATTATTCGCATGTGCCCTTTCTTCTCGAAATCTCGAAACCGGACTTTGGATCCAGGAGTGGTTGGAAAAGCGTTTAGAGCAGGGAGGGATTGAAGAGGGTAACTTCCCTGTCTTTCAAATTCTAGATGCAGTACGACTCATCAATCGCGAACGCAAAAATGGTCTGGATGTGGTTGCGTTGTTCCAAACAGTAGATGATGGAGGCGGTAGCGGTAAGTTTGGCTCATATTCCAGCCAATCTATCCGGTCGATGTTGGTTTACGGAAGGTGTAGAAGTACAGGAGAGCTGGGCTCATACCACGTCTCAACAGGGGGTTTGATTGCTCCCggataa